From Onychostoma macrolepis isolate SWU-2019 chromosome 05, ASM1243209v1, whole genome shotgun sequence, one genomic window encodes:
- the tcima gene encoding transcriptional and immune response regulator a has translation MSTDMYSESRRVCPSIHGNKFDTASRKRAVANIFENVNQDALMRLFQKTGDMKAEERVRSIFSFAHDPEETAKALMALKQRKKDKFLRIAGMVRHFLKLR, from the coding sequence ATGTCGACCGACATGTACTCAGAATCTCGCCGGGTCTGCCCTTCGATCCATGGCAACAAGTTTGACACGGCGAGCCGCAAGCGAGCGGTCGCCAACATCTTCGAGAACGTCAACCAGGACGCGCTCATGAGACTCTTCCAGAAAACTGGAGACATGAAAGCCGAGGAGAGAGTGAGAAGCATCTTCTCCTTCGCGCACGACCCCGAAGAGACGGCCAAAGCTCTGATGGCCCTCAAGCAGAGGAAGAAGGACAAGTTCCTGCGGATCGCGGGGATGGTGCGACACTTTCTGAAGCTGCGTTGA